Genomic window (Athene noctua chromosome 20, bAthNoc1.hap1.1, whole genome shotgun sequence):
AACAGAAAACAGGAGAATAAACCAAATTCTTGGCAGTTTTTAGATTTTCCACTTCTGTCTCAAACAGGTACAGAAAAGTCTGTTCGGCTCAAGTCAGCACAAGGCTGTGACTTTCTGCCAGGACTTGTTAGTGCACTGCTGCCTGTCCCCTCGGAGCTCAGTTGGGCAGAAGGGGACAGGCAGAAAACTACAGGGTAATGCGAAGGGGTGAGAAGCCAGCACAGCTCACCTCCTCCCCAAAAGTTTGTCTGCAGCCAGTGTGCTCGTGGCCTCACGTGCCACTTGCTCTGACAGTACTGCTCTCGCATGGCCTCCGTGAAGGGCATCTCGGGGAACATGTCGGTCACATTGTTGCTGTTGAAAGTTAAGTTGATCTCGGTGCAAACCTAGGAGAGGTGCAAGAGCTGTCACAGGGCAGGGGGATAATCATGGTAGGAGCTGAAACTCGTCAGTGTCTCCAACACCTTACCTGGTAGTCCCAGGCCTCAGCGTCCGGGCCGCTGCCACAGCCCGTGGGGTCAGCACAGGCCTGGTACAGCCGGTATATGTCATAACACTGCGCTGAGCTGGAGGAGTTGTAGAACACCCCTGCCAAGtgggaacacagcacaaagccaaCCTGTCAGTGCCTCTCTGCTGTCTCGCCCACTGCCTCCCACGTGAGCCTCATGGCCAGACCAAGCAGAGGGGTAGCTATCCCAGCTGGTCAAGTGCGTAAGGCTGGGGCAGAGCTAGCAGGGTCTGCACCAGTGTTTACATTATGAGCCCAACTTTATGCCAAAGTTTTCACATGGTCCCAAGCCCAGCTGCATGATACCCTTTGCTTCTGCTCTATCCATGGGGACGATCCCAGGTGCTCTCTGCTGTCTCTACTCGTGCCAGAAGCCAAGGAACAAGCTCACTAGTCCTTGGGAGAGCCTCCAGTCCCCAGAACACCCAGGGACAGGCTGTGTACAGGACCTTGGCTGAATGATTCAAACTGAACGAGACAGAACTGCTGAGACCTTCCCACCCCCTCCTTGAAAGCATCAAATATAGTCAGAGGGCCAAGGGCGGCACATCACAAACAGGATTTTGTTTGACTGTTGTTCAAGAAGGGGAAGACGGCATGTGCAGGCTTGCCCTGATGAAAGAGCACCTGACCAGGCAGCCCAGCGAAGCagagctggggagctgctgaagAATGAACTGCTTTTTGTGTGGATGGGTAGTTACCAGATAGCAAGGAGGAGGAATGCGGCCACACCGGTGGCTGTCTGCTGCTCCCAGCGTCACAGCCCACAGGAGAAACTCACAAACACTGTGGGCTTTGTCTGATAAACAGCACCAACAGCTCCACTTGCAAACGGCCCCACACAGCTCTGCAAGGCACCCAGCGCTCTGTGCCCGCAAAGGCCCCTGAAgagggaggctgctgcagctgctgccttctgTATGGCTCTGCAGTGTGGGCAGCGCAGCCTCGGCTCCCTCGGAGTGTAAAACCACCGGTTCTGCTGCAGAAGATGTGCTGAGTGTGTGCAGTGAGGGGTCCTGAGGCTGCCCCAGGGCTACACCTCGTTCAGAGAAATGTTGCTCAGCTCCCAGGCCAGCACGGTGAGGCTTGTGTCAGACACCTATCTGGCGAAACTCCTGGAAGGGCTCAACAGCCTTCGCTCGCAGAGTGCACTGTGCGACGTAACACTGGAGGCAGAAGGGGTTTGCTTTCCAGCTCACAAGATCGTTTTAGCATCAGCAAGTAATTACTGCAAGATCCTGTTTGTTGGAAACTTGACAAGAGCGGGCAGCACAGACAGCAACGTTCGGCTGAAAGCTGTCAGTGCTGCGGGGCTGCAGAACGTTCTCAACTTCATTTACTCCAATAGACTAGACCTCTCATTACAGAATATCGAAGAGACCTTCAAAGCTGCAGAAACCCTCCTGGTTCGGGAGGTGATCAagctctgcttttgctttctggAGAGCTGCTTGAACTGTGAGAACTGCCTAGATGTTCTTAACATTGTTAAAAAACTCGGCCCAGCAGAGCTGAGACAGAAAGCCATGTGCTATGTAGGGCAGCATTACAAAGAGATCCTGGCTGATCCTCAGTGTTTGAAAGACCTGGACCGAGGAACGCTTTGTGAGATTTTAGAGAGGACTGACACTGAGGGATGCTGCGAGCTGGAGCTGTTCAAGGCCGCTGTGAGCTGGCTGGAGCACGACCACGCGCGGCTGAAAGATGCAGCAGATATTTTAGGGCGCATAAGATTCCCTCTCATTCCTTTAAGGGATCTGCAGAGCTATGTCCAGGAAATGCCCCTTATGAGGCTGGATTCAGGCTGCCACAGGTACCTGCAGGAGGCTCTGACTTACCACTCCCGGCTGTATGCTCAGCCAGTCCTGCAGACGCAGAGCACAAGCCTCCGCTCCGGTTCCGCCGCGCTGCTGGTGGCTGGCGGCAGAACTGCTGACAACTGCTTGTGCAGAGAGATGTGGGCTGCAGACCAGAGCTGCAGCGCCTGGCACAAGATCGGGGACCTCTGTGTGCCAGTGTACAACCATTGTGTCGCCATCATCAACGACTTCCTCTTTGTCATTGGGGGACAGTGCAAATTTGATCCCACAGGAAAGCAGCCATCGAATGAGGTAAGACACAAGAAACATGTAGCCTTGGAAAAATGGCTGGGTGAGGAAGGGAGGGAGTCAGTCTTCTTGCCCACCACACATCTTCTACCTCTACCTATTTCTTAGCACTCTGTACAGTGCTGAGAGCCCTTGGGAGCAGAGCTTCCAAACTCTCTGGGAAGCAACGAGGTCCTGCCCTGGTCCCACCATGCTCCTGCTGTAAACTGTCATCCTGATCCATACACAACGCCCAGAGCGCAGGTTCAGCCAGGTCCACATCAGTCAGTCAAGCAACCTCCTGAATGCTACCCCATCCCCCTTGTTGCTGCCCTGGGACTTGCACTCGGGAGGCAGGTTAAAGCCACCTCACTTGAGAGCTGCTCCTTCCTTGGTTTTGCCCTTGAAAGGTAAATCTGCTTTAGCTTCCAGGACCTTCCTCTTCTGCCTTAAGAGTAAAAAGACTTGTGCAGGATTTTATGTTTTCTTAGATGGCTTCAGTGAGTTTGCTAGAAAAAAACAGCATGTTTTTCATTTCCATACTTATTTCAGCATTGTACTTAGTTCAGCAGTGCCACTGCAAATGGCAACTTTCCTCCACTGCCTTGAAGGCAGGAGGCGGCTCACAGCAGCAGTGGAGCAGAGGATGCTGAAACAGCAGGGCTGCATGTGGTTTTGCAGATACTGCTCTTGCTCACTGACATGGGCTTTCTAACCAGGACTGACAAAGCAAGTTTGGGGAGGTATTTACTGCTAAACAAGATTGGAGTGGAACCCCAGCCTTAGCAGAGGTGCTACACCCCTGTGGGGATGCCATCAGGGATGAGGGGAGGGGACACCACTCCTGCCTTCTCCTGGGCAAGAGCAGCAGGCAAAGCTCAGCTGCTCTCTACTACACACTCAAACAGTAGCAGAGATGCCAAATGTGCTTGTTTTAAATATCACCAAAAAAGTTTTCAGCTGACACATGCTAGCTGGTGTTTGAAACAAAGGCATTTCACTGAGCCAATGTGTTTCACCTCCTGCTTGCTGCAGGAACAGGAGAACAACCTGTCCCAACCCCCACAGACCTGCAGAAAGGCTGTAACTGAGCCACCAGCTCCACTGGGGAGGTACTGCTGCTATCAGCTGGCTGGCACTGGAAGTTGAGCCTGTCCAGGTCTGAACAGAAAACCTTCCTCAGTCCAGGGAAAACATTTGTGAGTTCTTGAAGGCACACAAGGTGCAAGCCAGCCACCTGTCTCCTGCTAACCATCACCATCTGCTGTGATCCTAGGTTTTCCGATTTGATCCCCGCAACGCTTCCTGGCTCCAGGTCGCCAGTATGCTGGAGAGGCGGACGCGCTTCCAGGCGGCTGTACTGTTTGATCGCATCTTCGCTGTGGGTGGTGGGACACTGCTGGGGACCCTCACCCGCACCACGGAACTGTACCAGCCCGCTGACAACAAGTGGGAGTTCACAGCTCCCTTCCCCGTGCCTATCGCTGATCACGCAGGCACAACCCACAAGGGAATACTCTATATTTCAGGTGATAGAGCTAGTAGAAAGCAGCATATTGTCATATAGTTTCATTGATTTTTGCTGGTATCTTAATGCCTGCACTCACACCAGTAACACCCACAGCTCCAGTGCCCCTTCCCTGCTGTGTTACCACAGCCTCACTGCCCTCCTGAATGCCAGgaattcttttctttccaagaCGTTAAAGGTGACACCATCTGCTTGCAATCCACACCCCTGCTCACCCTTGACCTTGCAATCCTGGCTCAGTCTTTACGGGATCTTTGGTAGGTGGGGCAGGATGTTTCACAACAAAGCAGGACAGGTTTCAACAGTTCAGGAAATTCTTGTGGTATCTTTAGCTTTTGCAGGTACTAATTTGGTCTTGAAAGATGATCTTTGGTTTGTTCTAGGAACTCCACGGTGTTTGTGTTACCGCCTCTGCAGTTAAAAGTCCTGGGCCAGtctgccacggccagaggctcCCTGCACCAGTCACAGCCCGCTGGGATCAGGGTACTGCTCTAGTCCAGATGAACCAcagctgcacagctgcagcaaagGGCCCCTCTCTGGGATGGACTGTACACCTGAGGCCTGGCGACAGCACTGGGGCTGCCCTACCCagatgtgtccccccccctcctcccccgtgACAGCAGGACTCCTGCATGGCAGTGCGGGTGGAAAGTGGCTTAGCTGGGGAGCTGCTGAGACTCAGATTCAAGTCCCTACTTTGACTCAGCTGGCCCATGGCACCAGAAGCAGCTCATTTAATCCCTGTTGGTCTCAATTCCTACCCAAGAGCAAGGACACAATTGCCTCTTGGAGCTGCAAACACAGCCCAGTGATCTAGGCTGGATAACACTACACCCCTTGGGTTTATACCTACTAGAGCATTAATTTCCTTCTGGACTACTGGGGTGACTGCAAATTTGTTTTGGCCAGCCTACGGCCTTGCCCACgcaaactgaaaattaaaagcagacaAAGTATTCACGCCTAGGTGAGCTGGGACTTACAGCCAACCTGAAATACCATCTGCCTTGTTTGCAGACTCTGTGCAGGCTGGAATTCAACAGACAGGCAGCTGGAGGTGTTTACCCTTCCCATAGCAGCACCCTCCTTCTGCAAGGAGCTTTTTATAATGCACACCTGAAACACACAAGTGAGTGCCTAATAAGGAGAAAAAGTTGACAACAGCACTGGCAGATTGGCTCTGAGCTTCTGTCAAAGATCCAAAGTTCAAAGAGCTTTGAACGTTTTTCTTTCAAACcaccattctgtgactctgtgctGGAAGCAGATTCCCTAGTTAAAGCTGTTCCTGGTTACACTTGAAATACCTTAAGagttttattcaaaaatattttgtggaaaactgtttacagaaagagctggaactggtttgggatttttttttccccccctctttaaAATACCTTAAGAAGCTTGGGTTTTAAGTTTCACACTGCGTCAGCTCTGCAGAATGGTGTGAAATTTTAAATCCCAGCTtcttaagtattttaaagaaaaaaaaaaaacaaccagctcTGCTAATGTTTGCAGAAGATTTGCTGGATGTCAGAGAGGATGATGGACAGATTTTTCAAgacttctgctttccttttagGGGGCTTCTCTGGGGGTAAAACCTTACGAGACACATACAGCTACCTCCCTCGCCTCCGACGCTGGATTAGCAACAGTGCCATGGCTTTTACCCGCTGTGATCACGGGATGGCTACGGTCGGGGACAAGATCTTTAGCGTTGGAGGAAGGACACTAAAAGGAGTaagttcatttttcttctaatcCCAAATCTGATCCAAACCAGGGTCTCTGTATTGCTAGGCCCTGTTTTATTCCAACAGGTTGACCGTCATAATTTTTGGTCTCTTCGTGGACTGGCACAGTTCCAAGTCAGGCCAATAAGCTTATGAAAATGTGCCTGTCATTATAATCGTGTGCATGAGAAGCTGCCCTGTTGTCACACTATCTGATAGAGTACAAAGGctgtttaaagtattttttttgaATAGAGAATACCATGGAGGTACAGCCTGTTAACACAGGAAAAAACTACGTGTAAAACTGGTCACATACCTGCCCCTAACACACTGACCACTTTCCTTGTtcaagcagagagaggaggaaacaCTGGCAGAGGGGAAGAGGAATGAACTGCAGTGAGGACACTAGCCTAGATTTTAGAAAAGATGGGCTCAAGTCCTGGAATGCAAGTGAAGTCTCTTCAAACCTGTATTTCCCATCTCTGAAAGAGGAGGGAAAGCACTGCCCAGCCTCCTGGGAAGAGACCTGACGGGGACTGAAAGGGTGACTCTAGGAGAATCCCATTCCCTAAAGCCAAAAGAACTGAATTTTCAAAGACCATTCAGCAATTCCCATTTGAAAGTGTAAAGACTCAGGGCCTAGCCCCATTTCACCATGATGgatacagtttcttttaaaagaacGAGGATGTCTTAGAGTACTTATTGCTCACTGAGGAAAGGGATAGAATCTGTAAACTGCACATCAAGGCTGATATCCAGTTCCTCCAGATGACACCAACTCAGTTATTCTCCACGATTCAATGCAATATAGCCCTCTTCAGATGATTTTCCTCGTAACGTGTTAAAAGTCTGGAGAGCAGGCAGGACTTGGGCTATGCCAGTTCCAGCAGGTCCCTGTGGCACCTTGTTCAGCTCACTCCTTTGATTTTCCAAGAAGAATGCTCCTTTAAAGCCGTGCCATTCTGGTATTTTATTCAGTTTCCTTTGAGGCTCTGATTGCTAAACGTGGATTGGCACCTTGACCCCCATGATATTCAAACAGATGCTGAGATACTGGTTTCCTTTGTCATGAACCAGGCGAGCCTGACATGACAGTGATGCCCTCTCAAGGTGTGATACAACAGGTGAGTGTTGGTCTGGTTTTTTGCAGGTGAAGGAGTGGATTCACGTCAATGAGACAGAGTATTATTGTCCTGTAAGCAATCAGTGGACAACACTGACGCTCTCCCCGTTTAACTGCTGCCAGTTCAGCATCACAGCCCACAATACTACGCTGTACCTTGCAGGAGGTGGGAAGCTGAAGCACATGCAGAAAGAAGACAGTGTCTTCCTGTATGACACAGAGGGGCAGGTATGGAAGAAAGCCAGTCCCCTGCCTAAAGCTCTGGTGGATCATGCCTCTGGCATGATTAAACTGTCCCAAGTGAATGCAGCTGGTGAGATGGAGGGAGCCACAAAGCGCTCCCCcacaggaaggaggaagaaatctACCCTCAGCTTGTTCATCACAAAGAAACAAGAGTCCCACTCTGCCTCAGAAAAGTAAAAGGATGTGAATACATCAAGGGATCTGACAGTGTTTGCCAAGACATTAGTATTTTAACAACTCTTATAGTTTCCAGCCAAACATCTTTAGCAGTGATTTGGAACTGGTACATTTCTGACTTGGTGCTATCATGTGACACAcataatttgcaaaaaaaaaaaaattagttcccAATCCTACTAAACTGCATTAAACCCATAAGAATTCCTTAAATCGATTTTTTTGTCATTCAGAACCTGTTTTTCTGAATAATGACCAAGGTAGAACATTTTTAATGAGGAAGTTGAGAGATTTTATGAGGAAGTCTTCAAAAGAGTTTTGAATTCTGTCTCTAATAATTTCTTTACAAACACTGCTGGCTGACAAATCAAGTACTCAAAGAGATGTACATTTAAGATTGTCTTGACACTGGATTAAGACCATAGGGTACTGTGATGAGAACCTCATCCTCAACACGCAGACCAGAAAACTTCCTCCAGTGAACGTGCATTGAACCTGTGACTGCTTGAGCCAGAGTGTGGgtaaatttttagaaaataaccAAGTACCTTAGAGGTCCACATCTCATGGACAGACAGGCTATGGGGCTGCAATGGCTGAACAACCTGACAAGAATAAGTTTGGAAAGGTGAGAGAATGAACCCATGGGCCACCATGGGACATCCCCACCAACAAAGTCAATATGGGGCAAAACATCCCTGTGGAAGATCGGAGTCATACCAGCTCCCACGATACACAACCTGCACAACAACACAACAGCTCTACTTGTAGGTGCTTCTGGAAAACAGAGTGTTAAATAGAAGACCAAACTGGTAATATTAACTCACCAACAAGAGCAGCCAGGCCTTGAATTGGGTCTGTGTGGGCAAGGATTTGTTCACAGCTGACCTGGATGAGACACATTACAGGTAAATTGCAGACAGGATAGTTAACAGTCTCTGCTCCAAAGAAGATCTAAGCTGGAAGATTCATTACAATACAAAATTACAACACATTTTATGGTTCAGCAGTTTTCCGAGGGCCTAATGCAACACGTTTcgagtggtttttttccccctcccttctagcaataaaatatataaaaacaagGAGACAGGGCAATGACAAACAGTTCCTTTAACAAGTTAAGCAGCTGTGAAAAGGTCAGTGATACACAACAGTTCCTTCCCTCTACAATCAGAATATTTTAACACCCTCCTCAATGCAGGTAgaataattatttccattttacatgTTGTTAAACAGAGCCTAGAAGGGGACTGGATGCCCAGTGGAGCCAGAGACAGCATGTCCTAAGTCCCAGTACAGCACAGCCTGTATGACCTCTTGCACAGTATGCATTTTGCCTCAGGTAGGGCTCGAACCATAAATGCTCTAAGGCCAGGGGAAAATAAAGTCCTGTCTGTGTGGTGTGCTGGAATGCAGCAGAGAACAGCAGCAAAAGGCTGACAGAACACCAGAAGAAACCAAGAATTGCCACAGCAACTGGTGATCTGGGGTCAAAGTTAGGACCTTTCAAAAGAAGCGGGTGTCTGAGAAGTCTTTGTAACCCCCTGACAACCAGGCCCCTTTTCTACATTTTGCCATCTGATTCTCTTGAAAGTCTGCAGGTTTTCCAGCCCCCACAGCAGCAGGCTTTCCCCTACATTATTCTCTGAGGTATGTCATCTTCCTGGGTGACACTTAGGAAGGAGCCTGATTTTTAGATCTCCATCCCTACCCACCAAGAAAAATATATCTATGAAAGTGTGTTGAGGTGTGCTACAAcaaagcacttctttttttttaaaaaaaaaaaaaaaaaagctacggGTATTTAGTGTTTAAAAGCTGAAGTCAACAAGTTTGCACAGGCCTTTGTGTCCAAGGTAAAGGCAGAGCAGGGTAGGGGTGGCTCCAGCAAACCCTGACAAGCCTCACAGCAGTGCATTTCAAATATAGCAGTCACTGTCACagagaagtttaaaatgtgtAGATTTACTGTCAGAATGGAAGGGCTGCAACTTCCACCACTACCTCCCTCTGTCACCATCGCTGATGGTGTGTCCCCAACTGTGTCCCTGCACTCTGGTCACCAAGGTGCACAACAGAAACTGTGACTCTCACCCACATCCTGGGACTCACCTTCACGGGATTGGCAGGGAGGTGACCCATGAAATCGGTTTTGTAAGGGTAGTCCATCATGGCCATCATGGTGAAGGCATTTCTAGCAAACCCAAAAAGCTGGTAAACATCCTCCCTGTTAGAGATCTTATTGCACGTGGACATTTTGCTGCTGATTTCATTGTAAgctgcagaaggaaggaaaatgaaagacaCAAAcatcagcagaggaaaacaaTACTGTGCTTCAGCACCTGGCTTCACTCAGGAGTAAGGAGATGCCATAACACACAGATGAGGTTTCTAGTGGGAAGGAAACATTACGTCTAAATTTACACACATGTGGATGTTCAGGTACAGCCTTCCCGTGCAGCTTCACAACCCCGCATGGCCCACAGCCCACACTGCTCCCTGCAGGGCCACCCacacctccctggggagcccagaggaATCAGCACCCACCGagacagcagcagccccagctggcaCAGTGAGAAGAGCAGTTTGGTACAAGCCCATCCCTGCCCGTGCCCTGCCTGGCTGCCTCCTCACCCCCACAGGCTCCCTCCCTGGGCCTTCCTGAGTTATGCAGCACAGTCTCCCCAGGCAAGTTTTCATGCAGGAGAGCCGGAGCCAGGACATCTGTCTTTGAAGAGATTCTTCAAGATGCAGTCTTATGCCTTTGCACTTCCGCTGGGAAAAGCTGCTCCCTTAATTTTCATCCTCCACATTCTGGTGTTACAGTTCCTGTCTGTCCCCATCGTACCCTACAAGATGCCCACTGCAGCCCAGCTGTCTTTACTTGGGAACCCAAGGCCTGGCACCTGCCTCTTGAGCCTAAGCCTTAAATAAGACCACCTTATCCACCCTGCTGCAGAAAGCATGGCACCAGGACCTTGGCTATTTAACAGTAACATCTTCATTGCTGTGACCCAAAGCTAAATGGGGTTTTGGacccctggctgctctgggcAGTTCCAGGACCAGCCCCTGCAGCAAGGCAGTAACAGCAGCCATCGGACGTGCAGCACCACAGACCAACCCAAGCCTTGAGACAGACCAGGAAGCCACTACAGCTGTTCCACCACCATGCAGAGCTCCCAGGAGATGCTGTGTCAGTCCCTGATACCTGGTCTGACATTGCAGAGACCTTCACCAGACTCTGTCCTTGGCTTCACCTAACTGTCCAACATTGGAGATGAAAGACTGTGATGGCTGCTTCAACACCTAGATTGCCTTCCAAATATTTCTCAGATATGTCCAGTGAGCTGAGCCACGCAGCTGTCATACACTTGACCAGTTCCCAGTGGCGTGGGCATTGAGGACAAGTATTTGGTGAAACATGAGGATTTACCAGCATAAAATGCAGGTGGTTTGCACCTGCAGGTGTTTTTTGCACTTTGATGCAGAAAAGATGGTTTCATTAGCACTGAAAGCATAGATGCTTTCATTTTGGTGTTGATTACTAATTATAATGCTAACTGAAActgttaattaaataaaaaaaaaaatcaatcatacAAGCAGAAAGAGGTGGCCAGGTGGGTATTTGCATTGATTTAGCGGAACCAGTTGAAGACCCAGCTGAAGTAAAACTGAATCAACTTTTTTCCACACAGCTGGGactgcctgctggctgcccttgGGGCTATCCTTCCTTACCTCCTCTCAAGCACAGATCCTTAATCTGCTGGAAGGCTTTACGGACAGCTGTAACACAACTGGGGCTGGCCTTCTGAAAATCCTGAATGGACAGAAAAG
Coding sequences:
- the LOC141968851 gene encoding kelch-like protein 13 gives rise to the protein MLLSSQASTVRLVSDTYLAKLLEGLNSLRSQSALCDVTLEAEGVCFPAHKIVLASASNYCKILFVGNLTRAGSTDSNVRLKAVSAAGLQNVLNFIYSNRLDLSLQNIEETFKAAETLLVREVIKLCFCFLESCLNCENCLDVLNIVKKLGPAELRQKAMCYVGQHYKEILADPQCLKDLDRGTLCEILERTDTEGCCELELFKAAVSWLEHDHARLKDAADILGRIRFPLIPLRDLQSYVQEMPLMRLDSGCHRYLQEALTYHSRLYAQPVLQTQSTSLRSGSAALLVAGGRTADNCLCREMWAADQSCSAWHKIGDLCVPVYNHCVAIINDFLFVIGGQCKFDPTGKQPSNEVFRFDPRNASWLQVASMLERRTRFQAAVLFDRIFAVGGGTLLGTLTRTTELYQPADNKWEFTAPFPVPIADHAGTTHKGILYISGGFSGGKTLRDTYSYLPRLRRWISNSAMAFTRCDHGMATVGDKIFSVGGRTLKGVKEWIHVNETEYYCPVSNQWTTLTLSPFNCCQFSITAHNTTLYLAGGGKLKHMQKEDSVFLYDTEGQVWKKASPLPKALVDHASGMIKLSQVNAAGEMEGATKRSPTGRRKKSTLSLFITKKQESHSASEK